The sequence tttcttcaattttacctTAGAAATTTCCTGTGCCGTCCAGGTGTCAGCTAACAAATCGTACGCTGTTTAGGTTTTTCGCCCGCAAGCAAAACGCACAGATTTCAATTACCGTTTTCTCGaatattgttatgttttaaattttgccctTTTGATAAATTGCGTAACCCCCTTTTAGTTTATAATTCGCCTATAAGATGTCCCAATAGAACCCCTATCAGTATACCATTCGTGATGCGAcgaaatgtatgttttttgtcccaaattagcaggaaccgggcctgtgtcccaattcgctcttttaccttaGTTCACAAATACTGTATTGCGAATTTCTATTTAATGCTTGATGCTTAGCGCTCTTGATGCATAGCATTTAACTTGAAACCGTTGTTAAGAAATTGAAACCTATTTTCAGGTGAGAAATGGGCTGTGAGTTAATCACGGGTCAAATTAAGTTTACAGGCAAAAAGTACTGCTGCTATGATAACGCCCAGTCGACTCACGTCACGAAAATAGAGCCGAAGATTCCCAAATTAGCTGCTTTGGTGATTGCATCATCAACTGAAGTGCGTATAGTTATGGGGGGCGTAATTTttaaacgtaatttttggttttctttactTTGATGAATTGGGGAAAAAGACCATCACGTCTATTTGCTTCTTACTTTGCGTTCCATTTTGCCtatttaataaatttcatttccaACAAGGTCGCTATTTCTGTCTTTATTGTTTCTCCTAGAATGTTGGTGTTAAACAATAGTGTCACTACATATTTGGATAAAATTTACTTTTCAATGACAAGAATAGTTAAACTTGAATTTCAAGCGGATTCCTCTACCGAGCGCTATTGTTAACGAAGAAATTGTTTCGTTCTGCGAGTCGGCGATTGCTGGATTCACTGTCGTTATCTTTTGCATCGTCATCAGTAAAGACTATCTGGTTGCTGCGCCTGAACACGATGTATTTCCTGAGGTAGGTTTCGCACGAAATCGTTTGCCTATATTCTTTGTTCTGTATCTTGTTGTTCATGGTGGACTGAACACCGTTCTCTCCTCTCAAAATCCCCTCCAGGTCCCGAATGTTCTTGTCATCCGGCAACAAGCCATCACACGCACTGATTAAATactcttcttccattttctgaCACAAGGCTTGAATGAAATAGGTTCCTTGTATCGCGTCAGAAATAAGACACGAGAATATATATAGGAATGATTGATTCTATCATTCATGAGAATCATCTATATAACACTTACCAGTACAAGCATTCCGTAACGAAACGAACCCCGGAATAGTTGATTTGATGGTCATAAAATCCATGATAGGTGGATTCCGATTGAGCTTGTCTTCTGTGACGTTGAAGGATTTAAAGCAATTTGATATGTATTTGATGACAGCGGATGCAGGACTCAGCAGCACGGTGGATTCTTTGTTTCCTTCTGCACTGtctataaataataaataaatatatattgtTATCCTAAATACATCACTAGATTTAAATACTAGCTACGACAAATTGCATTCCCGTCCTTAACTGTATTACGATGAATATGCAAAATACCTGATCCTGGGAAGGTTAATGGTACGACCTGTGTTTGACTCTGTTCCAGATCTCCTTGGCAAGCTTGTACGATGAAGATTTTTGGTTTGCCGTACAGGCTCGGACAAAAGTTATAAGAAAACTTGTACTTGAGCTTGTTAATGTTGACGTAATGCCCGTCAAAGCCGGCAATAGCGTTCTCTATGCCGTGGGACAAGAGGCAAACGACTAGGCAGCCATATTGCGAGAAATCTCTAGCTGCCAGTTTTTCCATTTCGCCTTTGATATCATACGACATTAAATCGTGATGAACGACAACATCAAAACCCAATTTcaagaaaatgcattttaagTTTGTCCAATCATGTTCACTTCCAGCCCGATGTGGAAGctatggtaaaaaaaaattagatattTTAAATTCGTCGTTCAAGATGAAAGTGAATTATGAAAGGCCAATTTATTTACCGCGGAGAAATATTCCTGgttaaaaataacacaaaggCCTGGCTTATTAGAATCGTATATCGGATAGTGTTCCTTGAGTGGTGGTCGAAAATATTCATGGTCGAGTACTTGCGAAAGGCTTGGCCGCTGTTTTTCATCGAACTGGATCATTTGCTTCATCAAAGCTATAGCAGTTTCATTCTGTAGTCCTGATGgctgccatttttctttgtacacAAAGTATTTCGAATTGCGAATGTTCATGAGGCGTGCGCCTTCACCATCACCAAACGGATGGGTCGGCCTGGCATCCCCATCGTCTGTTCCAGTCAAGATGTAGTAATAGAAACAGCCGAGAATAAACACATCCAAGGACTGATGAAGTGGCTGATTCTTGCGTCGGCTCTCCGGGGATTCCCACCCTTCCGACGCAACAGTTCCAGACAAATCCTTATCCGGATCAAGCATTCTGCTCAACCGGAAATCTGTTATTTTGATTGCGTAACGAATCGAGCCATTGCCCGACCGGACTTCCTTCACAAGGAAACTGCTCGGCTTTACGTTACGATGGACAAAATGATTTTGATGAAGGTAGTCAAGTCCCCTGGTTGCCTGGAATAAGATTCCTTTTACCGTTAGGGATGATAAAATGGCCGTTTTCAACGGAACATTTACGGACTTTTGTTCAAAGATATCAGCAATAGAGCACAAGCACAGCTCTGTGGCAATATACCTATGTAAGAAATTGGGGTTTACCATCAgcaatagaaataaaagaaacgtaTTTGCCTTACACAAAATCGTTTGTTTCATCCGTTTCATAGCAGAAATAGCGAATAAAGTTTTCGTGAATATTCAATTCACGTAGAATACGAAATTCACGTTCAATTTTAGACAACAAATCTTCCCTGATTAGTTTTTTCTCGATGGCTACTGGAATGTCGTACTCGTGAAAACCTTGGAAAATTCGACGTCGATTGGACGATGTTTGTCTTGGAGagttcaaaaatattttgggCTCGCACTTCCGGAGTCCTTCATTGTTCACCAACCACTTGCAGTCGTAGCTCAGTTTGCCACGATTTCGTACCCAAGCTCTACCTGTAAACTCCACCATTTTGGGACGTACGTATTATGTATTATTAGCAATGTAATGTCGTATTGTCTGTTAGTTAATTGGGGTGACCTACCTTTAAACCTATCACTTTTGGAAACCACACCCAGTGATTTAGCTCTCCGAATCGCCTCTCGAATTTTGCTAAACGTTTAAGTTCACACCAAGTGCATAGAGCATCAAAATATAGCCTATTTAAAAGACTTAATTTGCTTCTTATATACCTGTAAACATCATTGTTGGTGTTAAGAGAAATCCTGATTTGACAAGAAGTTGGCTCATCTTGCTCTGGTAATCCGTCTTCAGCCAGTCCAGCACTGGATGAACCATCACCACCATTTTCCTGACGATTATCTGGTTTCATTTTAGTTCCCTAAGATTGAAACACTCGAAGATGGGCTGATATTAACTAACAGCGACAGAGACATTTTGCTAAACTATCGCTAAGTAatgcaacaagaaaatgattgaGCGGTCATTGAAAAAACTCTAAAGCGAATGAGCTTATCACAGCGTCCATGGAGATAGCGCGGAAATAAAACGGATTTTAAATATCTGGTCTTATCACAAGTGTGACGAAATAATTGTGGTGATGCAAGTAGTTTGAAATGTAGCTCGCAAAGcaaaataacaattcaaaatgTTTAATTGCATACAACTAGggcataaaagaaaatgtaatgaaCCGAGTTTTTCGCTTGTGTTTCCAACTATCGAAACGGCAAGCCAATCTATATTTTCTGTTCTTACGTTTCGCTGAAAGCTTCATGTTTTCTTAAATGACCGACGataaaatgattttgaaaaaacaagaaattgaaGTTAGGAATCAAATGGAACAAATATCCATTGTATCTTTGCCCACTTTGCCGGCTTTCGATTGTGTCCCTCTTGGTATCGAAATGGAACGCCGGATGGATCGGATAATGGATCGTAGGAAGATACTGGGGAAAGGTGCCACGAGCAGATCAACTTTaggtttcttttgaaattaaaaagagcAATCACGAGGACAGCAGGGATGCGCTAATAATATTTTGCGACAGTACTAATTTCTAAACAGCAGGCAAAGAATAAGGCTATTTATAGTCTATTAAATGTCACTACGTAACCCTCATAGTAAAAAGATAATGGAAAACATAATTTTAGTGCTATACAATGGATATTTCACATTTGTTCTAATATGCTGCCAGTTAACCCAACCCGTTGTTATTTAACGTGCATTGTAGTTCACAAATAGGCTACTGTATTGCGAATTTCTATTTAATGCTTGATGCTTAGCGCTCTTGATGCATAGCATTTAACTTGAAACCGTTGTTAAGAAATTGAAACCTATTTTCAGGTGAGAAATGGGCTGTGAGTTAATCACGGGTCAAATTAAGTTTACAGATAAAAGTACTGCTGTTATGATAACGCCCAGTCGACTCACGTCACGAAAATAGAGCCGAAATTCCCAAATTAGCTGCTTTGGTGATTGCATCATCAACCGAATTGCGTATAGGTATGGCGGTCGTAATTTTGAAACAtaattttggttttctttaatTTGATGAATTGGGGAAAAAGACCATCACGTCTATTTGCTTCTTACTTTGCGTTCCATTTTGCCtatttaataaatttcatttccaACAAGGTCGCTATATCTGTCTTTATTGTTTCTCCTAGAATGTTGATGTTAAACAATAGTGTCACTACATATTTGGATAAAATTTACTTTTCAATGACAAGAATAGTTAAACTTGAATTTCAAGCGGATTCCTCTACCGAGCGCTATTGTTAACGAAGAAATTGTTTCGTTCTGCGAGTCGGCGATTGCTGGATTCACTGTCGTTATCTTTTGCATCGTCATCAGTAAAGACTATCTGGTTGCTGCGCCTGAACACGATGTATTTCCTGAGGTAGGTTTCGCACGAAATCGTTTGCCTATATTCTTTGTTCTGTATCTTGTTGTTCATGGTGGACTGAACACCGTTCTCTCCTCTCAAAATCCCCTCCAGGTCCCGAATGTTCTTGTCATCCGGCAACAAGCCATCACACGCACTGATTAAATactcttcttccattttctgaCACAAGGCTTGAATGAAATAGGTTCCTTGTATCGCGTCAGAAAGACGACGCGATAATATATTTAGAAATAATTTAGAAACGTTTGATTCGATTATTTCGTGAGAATCATCTATAGAACACTTACCTGTACAGGCATTCCTTAAGGAAACGAATCCCGGAATAGTTGATTTAATGGTCATAAAATCCATGATAGGTGGATTCCGATTGAGCTTGTGTTCTTTGACGTTGAAGGATTTAAAGCAATTGGACATGTATTTGATAGCAGCGGATGCAGGACTCAGCTGCACGGTCGATTCTTTGTTTCCTTCGGCGCTGTCTataagtaaaaattaaaaaaatatatattgttATCCTAAATACATCACCAGATTTGAATACTAGCTACGATAAATTGCATTTCCGTCCTTAACTGTACTACAGTGAGTAGACTATGTAAAATACCTGATCCTGGGAAGGTTAGTGGTACGACCTGTGTTTGACTCTGTTCCAGATCTCCTTGGCAAGCTTGTACGATGAAAATTTTCGGTTTGCCGTACAGGCTAGGACAAAAGTTATAAGAAAACTTGTACTTGAGCTTGTTAGTGTTGACATAATGCCCGTCAAAGCCGGCAATAGCGTTCTCTATGCCGTGGGACAAGAGGCAAACAACTAGGCAGCCATATTGCGAGAAATTTCTAGCTGCCAGTTTTGTCATCTCGCCTTTGATATCGTACGACATTAAATCGTGATGAACGTCAACATCAAAACCCAATTTCAAGAAAATGCGTTTTAAGCTTTTCCAATCATGCTCGCTTCCAGCCCGATGTGGAAGctatggtaaaaaaaaaatttgatgttttaaaattcGTCGTCCaaggtgaaaatgaattattaaGGACCAATGTTTTACCGTGGAGAAATATTCCTGGTTAAAAATAACGCAAAGGCCTGGCTTATTAGAATCGTATATCGGATAGTGTTCCTTGATTGGTGGCCGGAAATATTCATGATCGAGTACTTGCGATAGGCTTGGCCGCTGTTTTTCATCGAACTGGATCATTTGCTTGATCAAAGCTATCGCAGTTTCATTCGGTAGTCCTGATGgctgccatttttctttgtacacAAAGTATTTCGAATTGGGAATGTTCATGAGGCGTGCGCCTTCACTATTACCAAACGGATGAGATGGCGTGGCATCCACATCGTCTGTTCCAGCCAAGATGTAGTAATAGAAACAACCGAGAATAAACACATCCAAGGACTGATGAAGTGGCTGATTCTTGCGTCGGCTCTCCGGGGATTCCCACCCTTCCGATGCCACAGTTCCAGACAAGTCCTTATCAGGATCAAGCATTCTGCTCAACCGGAAATCTGTTATTTTGATTGCGTAACGAACCGAGCCACTGCCCGACTGTACTTCCTTCACAAGGAAACTGCTCGGCTTTACGTTACGATGGACAAAATGATTTTGATGAAGGTAGGCAAGTCCTCTGGTTGCCTGGAACAAGATTCCTTTGGCCGTTAGCGATGATAAAATGGCTGTTTTCAACGGAACATTTACGGATTTTTGTTCAAAGATATCAGCAATAGAGCACAAGCACAGCTCGGTCGCAATATACCTATGTAACAAATTGGGGTTTACCATCAGcaatagaaataaatgaaacttATTTGCCTTACACGAAATCGTTTCTTTCATCCGTTTCATAGCTGAAATAGCGAATAAAGTTTTCGTGACTATCCAATTCGCGTAGAATGCGAAATTCACGTTCTATTTCAGTGATCAAATCGGCCGTCATTTCTGTTCTTTCGATGGCTACTGGAATGTCGTACTCGTGAAAACCTTGGAAAATTCGACGTCGATTGGACGATGCTTGTCTTGGAGagttcaaaaatattttgggCTCGCACTTCCGGCATCCTTTATCGTTCGTCAACCACTTGCAGTCGTAGCTCAGTTTGCCACCATTTCGTACCCAAGCTCTACCTGTAAACTCCGTCATTACAAAAGTAGTATGTATTATTAGCAATATAATGTCGTATAGTGTGTTAGTTAATTGGGCTGGTCTACGTATAAACGTACCACTTTTGGAAACAATTTCATTGGGAAGAATTTTGAGCTCTGTCACACCCAGCGATGGATCTTGCTGAATCGCCTGCCAAATTTGGCTAAACGTTTAAGTTCACGCCAAGTGCGTACAACATCAAAATACAGAATcgcgtatttaaaaaacttaagAGCTTCTTAATGTATACCTGTAAACATCGTCGTGGTTGTTAAGAGAAATACGGATTTCACGAGAAGTTAACTCATTTTGTTCTGGTAATCCGCCCTCGGCCAGTCCAGCGCTGGATGAACCATCCTCACTATTTTCTTCACGGTGACGGGCACCTAGTTCCAGATGCCCTAAAATTGGAACACTTGAAGATGGGCTAATATTCACTAACAGCGACAGTGACATTTTGCCCAGCTATCACTAAGTACTGCAACAAGAAAATAGTTCTAATGGAGATTTAAGAAACTGATTACAAATCTGAGCTTATCATCGGAACGCTGGCGTCCATGGAGATGGGGAAGCGCGCGATAAAAAGCCTTAAATTATCTTATTACAAATGTGAAGAAATGATGTGGTAATACAAGTAGCCCGAAATATAGCTCGCAAAGCTaagtaataattcaaaatgttTAGTTGCATACAAACGAggacataaaagaaaatgtaatgaaGTTTTCGCTTAGGTTGCCATAGTAAAAAAAAGTGGGTCTGGTAAAAAGGGCGACGCAAAATTTCTACACTGCCAAACAGCTGTAGGTTTTCCATTCTTGTTCTATTTACTGGAAAAATATAAGTATAAAATCCCAGGCCATAGTTGCGAGGCCCCTCTCGCCAACACATACAATGTAAGTTGCACGTAACAAATTTCAGTAAATAAGATGACTACAGTTTTACCAAAGTTATCCGACATTACATTTTGGGTTGGGTCGCTTATCATTCTATTGCGTCGCAATGTAGGATGAGTTCGTCTGATTGCATTCTCTACATACAATTTTCCACAGTGTGGCTTTCTTCTCTCTCATCTTCGCACTGACGGCGCAAAAAGTGTACTAATTTTTTAGTCTGCAGATTTCTGAGTTTCTTAACCCAAAGACACTAGTGTTTACTTTAAAGAATATCTTTATTAAAATTCAGATGAGGATTCCAAGCATCAAAATGATTCCAACTTCAACAATCTTGTGGGTTTGCCTTGTCGGGCTGCATTTTCACCTTGTCAGCGCTTTGCAAGAGGTAAATGTGTTGGAACTTCATTCTACATTTTAATTGGGCATTTTTTTGTGCcataaaaattttagatttttttcttgcataaGTCTAGATTCAAGCTGAATTCGAAATCGCCCTTAAATTCTTCTTGAATCTATTCTTAAGCTGATGTTCGTGAAATTCGTTTCGTCATGGGTCAAAAAAGACTGCGACGaaaagaattagaaaaaaagtGATTTATATTCttgttttacaaaaaaaaatcatgtaacTTTTAATACTAATAGTTGTAATTATTTACTTATTGGTTGCGTTTCAAAAGTGTCAAATAGATTCCGATTGTTCTTCGCCTGATGTCTACTGCTTGGATGGCTACTGTGACGGACATTGCATCCCTTGCGAAAACTTTCTACGACAACCCCCTTATTTAGGTGGATGTGCTAAAAATAAGGAGGACTGCGGCTCGTGTGTCCCAGGGTAAGCGTTCGACTTGCATCTCCCAATAACACCAGAAGATAACCAACTGACATCCaacaaatatttcatttatttccaGAGCTGCCCCAGAGGAGCATGTAGGATTCCAACACTCCTTTCGATGTGAAATGATACATGAGTCTGCTCCCATTGATTCTGGTATGATACCGCAATGGTTTGCTTGGACGGCTACCGGCTTGGCATCCGTCCTTTTTATATGGGTCGTCTTTAGGTGCATTCGTCGTATCCGTCGCATTCGTCGCACGAAAAAATCTAATTCAGAACAACAATTGTTACCTTAGCCATATACGACCATGCAGATATTATCATCACCATTGACTAATAAATTACCCTGTGCCGAAATGAAACGGAGGAACTAACGGAAAGAATAGAAGTGATTATCTTCGCCACCAGTCCCGTGTACTAGACAAAGGGCTCAGTGTCAAAAACGAACTGCCACTCCTACCACCTACTTTGGCAGCTTCCGTTGATGTTCCTTGTACAGTGAACATGTATCGACAAGACAAGGAAAATGAATCGGAGGATTTCACCGAAGGAAGGCACAgtgaaaaaaactaaaattcgAGACCAACCAAATAAAAGCACTGTGGCTTCGTCCGAGagtaaagaataaataaacgTGCAACtatgtaaattttttctcaaattttgTATTCAATTCAAACAGTTATTCCGTTGTTTGCCATAATTTCAAGCAGTAAACGTAGTTGAAGAAGAcgaccttcctttttttctatctcttaCAGATAAAAGGTAGCATCCAGTCGTCAGCTGACAGGATGTCTCTGTCAAGTATTTGCCAGCAACTGCGACCGATACGGTGGCCAGTAAAATCCAGAATGACGTGAGCCCAGCGCCTGTCGCAGGGATTAAGATTAGACGCTCCGAATGTTTGAGCTTTCAATAAGGATAAAGCCTGGTCGATCACCAAGTGGACATCTTTCGATTCTGGACAGAAATTCCAGTAGGATGAGGCTTCCATTGGTTTCGGATGATCAACCCAGCGCAGTTCATACGGTAAATGGGATTCCAAATCAAAATAACCACCTGTCCACATGTATCGCGAATATTCTTCGGTGTACCCAAATATGTCTTTCTGATGGGATTTCACGTAAGCGTCGACGATTCGTTCTTCATGCCCTGCTTCGATCGAAAGTAAACGCGATCCTTGGCCGATCTGACGGCAAATTTCTACGCTTTTTGCGTAACTGACGGGCTCCCTGAAGAACTCGTAACTATACTGGGTTGACACTTTCTCTGCGGTGAGTAATGGCCGAAGGGGACGCTTGTTCtttgaaaacacaaaattgGGAAACGGAGCTGGTCTCTTTATAACTGCTGTCACAATCGGTGAAGATAAAACTGCAGTGTTAACTATTTCATCAGCACTGAACGGGAGGACTGTTGTCTGCTGAATTAAGTCGTTTGAAACATCATCGTACCTCTCAAGAGTCGAACTTATTTCTGGTGTTACTTCCGCTTCAACCTCGAAACTAGGTAACGTAACTGTTGTAGCAAGAGTTCCAACAGTTGTTTGTTCCGTTTGAAATGTGACTCTTGGAGTGTCGTGTAACAAAACAACTTCATCAATAATCGGATTGGCAACAGCAGATTCATTAGCTGAAACAACGACGTCGTTTCTCGTAGTTTCGTTGAGTTGTGGCTCCATCGTAGTGGCCACTGCAGTTTTACTGTCCATAGGGAGAGGAGCAACATCTTCGTGATTTGGAACCGTGTACGCAGATCGGTCTTCAGATGAAAGAGCACGTAGGACATCAAAGATAACCTTCGTGAATAATCGATAACGTTCTATTTCGGTCAGTCTGTCATTAGGAATTCTGATCCTCACAGGTGCGAATTCTTCATCGTCGATGCTGGTATCGTCAGGTGTCAACTGATGTTCGTTCCCTAACCTGGTAACAAATCTAGTATCGAATGAGTTAGTTGATGTGCTCTTTATCAGCTCAGGAGGGATAGTGTTTCCGGTATGTTCATCGTTAAGTTGTGTGGTCTTGTCAAATATATGGCTGGTTTCATTATCGCCAAGCAATATGGGCACAGCCACCCTGAACGTGAGAGAGAGCATAACGACAAATACGAGTGTCCCAATGATCCAGGCAAAAACAGGAAGGCACGATCTTTCGTTAGTATCtcccatttttcctttcttttgtttcaaaatagaaatgtCAGCACATTAGGTATTGCTGGCAATGTTGTCTTCGTACCTTACACTTTGTCTGTTGAGATGGCGATCGTGTTTAATGTACTATTCAATCAAATTTGATATTTGCCATTATAACACCAgtattcatttcgttttcagtttttggcattaaatataaaaaacattgTTCTGCAAGTGTTAAATAaacaatattattttttgttgcttctTTTTCCAAATGTAGTAAACAGTACTGTTTATGACTCGGCTAGGATCGCCGGAAAACGATTCGGTGGTAAAACAAgctggaaaagaaatttcaacGTGTTTCCCTCATGGAAGAGCCATGCTGTTTTCTCAGACGCAAAACTAACAAATGGCAACGCTGCTTTGTTTAGGTTCGGATTCTTTCAAAGAAACTATTTCTACCGCCCACCTCGTAATATAATATATGTTCACGTTAAcagcaaattaaatttttaagttCTATCCAATCGCATTTTTACTAACACTGAAACTAAATGAGTTATTCACATGCCGACGAAATCGACCACACAGTGCCGTACGAAGGTTTTTATCATTCCTTATACCATTATCTTTTGCATACGTAAATGCGTAACAATAACCTGTGTGCTACGCATTAGATGAAACAGAAGTAACgactcaaaaagaaaaaccccgTAATCTGATTGCCTACTGGCTTTTGGGCCTTTGCAACAATTATGCATATGTCATTATGCTGAGTGCTGCCCATGATATTCTCAGTGAAGATTTTCAAGGAAATGTAAGTTATTAAAACTCATTTCGTTTAACAGAAAGTTATATGGTTTCTGGATCAAAACAGAGCACAAATCCTACACCAAGTCCAATAgttaataataattcaagGGACTGCAACCCAGTTTCAACTGGTGCCATTTTACTTGCAGATGTCCTACCAAGTCTAGCTATGAAGCTTACGATGCCTTTTCTCCTAACTCATGTCAGGTATGACAAATGCCACATATAATATAGagcaaaaaataacaatattgCTGCTTTAAGGTTGAGAGTTCTAATTGTGATAGCATTGAGCAGTGCAAGTTTTCTGTTGGTTTCATTCAGCACTGCTCAGTGGCAAGCATTTTTGGGTGTTGTGTTTGCCGCAATTAGTGGTGGACTTGGGGAGGTTACCTTTCTCCAATATTCATCAAAATATGACAAGTAAAAGTTGAATGCTTATTACATTTGCCACTTTTTTAGTACCTGAATTCTACAGGAACGTAGTCTCCACCTGGTCATCCGGTACTGGCGGGTCAGGACTTTTTGGGGCATTATCATTTGCTGCTTTAACTACCGCCGGCCTTAGTGCACGAAAGACAGTTCTATTGATGTTAGTAGTACCGGCATTAATGGCAATCACGTTTTTCTTCATACTTGACCATGCAAAACGGCGCATAAAATCACGTGACAATAGGTTTGTGCTAGAGTaatcaggtaaaaaaaaatctctggTAAAAGTTGGTTtggttctttttatttatctctAGTGATTCCGAACCTTTGATAGAAGAGAGTCAATCTGGTGTTAAGGAGCACACTCCGCCAATCAGTATGCGATCCAAATGTCGAATGCTTCCGCGAATGGCTCGCTTTATTATTCCTTTGGGATTGGTTTATctgtttgaatattttatcaaCCAAGGAGTGGTACCTGGAAATGCCcttatcttaaaaaaatttaaattaacataaaataataactattatttttctatttggatCTAGTTTGAGTTGATATATTTCAAAGGCATATGGCTGGATCACCATAGCCAATATAGATGGCTACAAGTGGATTATCAGCTTGGAGTTTTTCTGTCCCGTTCCTCCGTCAATTTGTTTCGGGTAAACGCCATTTGGCTTTTAGCTGTTTTACAGGTACAAGTATTAAGACTGTTCCTCACAACAGCAACTAAATCGAAATTTGTAATCTGCAGTTTGTAAATGTGATTCTCCTGACCACCGAAGCAATTTTCTTGTACATTCCTTCCATATGGGTCGTCtttacaattgttttttggtatGTCGCGATTATAGcccattctaaaaaaaaaaagtcgttttAAAGCAGTCATTATCGTTTTTACAGGGAAGGACTCTTGGCCGGCGCCGCCTATGTAAATACATTTTATCGGGTAGCCCATGAGGTACAATTTTGAGCAATTTTGCAcatcttattttaaaaagctcAGCAAATATTATCACTCATGAAAACACATTTCAGACCATTCCTCAAGAAAAGGC comes from Daphnia carinata strain CSIRO-1 chromosome 2, CSIRO_AGI_Dcar_HiC_V3, whole genome shotgun sequence and encodes:
- the LOC130686699 gene encoding battenin-like isoform X3 yields the protein MSYSHADEIDHTVPYEDETEVTTQKEKPRNLIAYWLLGLCNNYAYVIMLSAAHDILSEDFQGNSTNPTPSPIVNNNSRDCNPVSTGAILLADVLPSLAMKLTMPFLLTHVRLRVLIVIALSSASFLLVSFSTAQWQAFLGVVFAAISGGLGEVTFLQYSSKYDKNVVSTWSSGTGGSGLFGALSFAALTTAGLSARKTVLLMLVVPALMAITFFFILDHAKRRIKSRDNSDSEPLIEESQSGVKEHTPPISMRSKCRMLPRMARFIIPLGLVYLFEYFINQGFELIYFKGIWLDHHSQYRWLQVDYQLGVFLSRSSVNLFRVNAIWLLAVLQFVNVILLTTEAIFLYIPSIWVVFTIVFWEGLLAGAAYVNTFYRVAHETIPQEKAFAMGITSLAGSVGVSTAGALAVPFHQYLCSLPLINRISKW
- the LOC130686699 gene encoding battenin-like isoform X2, whose protein sequence is MSYSHADEIDHTVPYEDETEVTTQKEKPRNLIAYWLLGLCNNYAYVIMLSAAHDILSEDFQGNSTNPTPSPIVNNNSRDCNPVSTGAILLADVLPSLAMKLTMPFLLTHVRLRVLIVIALSSASFLLVSFSTAQWQAFLGVVFAAISGGLGEVTFLQYSSKYDKNVVSTWSSGTGGSGLFGALSFAALTTAGLSARKTVLLMLVVPALMAITFFFILDHAKRRIKSRDNSDSEPLIEESQSGVKEHTPPISMRSKCRMLPRMARFIIPLGLVYLFEYFINQGVFELIYFKGIWLDHHSQYRWLQVDYQLGVFLSRSSVNLFRVNAIWLLAVLQFVNVILLTTEAIFLYIPSIWVVFTIVFWEGLLAGAAYVNTFYRVAHETIPQEKAFAMGITSLAGSVGVSTAGALAVPFHQYLCSLPLINRISK
- the LOC130686699 gene encoding battenin-like isoform X1, with the protein product MSYSHADEIDHTVPYEDETEVTTQKEKPRNLIAYWLLGLCNNYAYVIMLSAAHDILSEDFQGNSTNPTPSPIVNNNSRDCNPVSTGAILLADVLPSLAMKLTMPFLLTHVRLRVLIVIALSSASFLLVSFSTAQWQAFLGVVFAAISGGLGEVTFLQYSSKYDKNVVSTWSSGTGGSGLFGALSFAALTTAGLSARKTVLLMLVVPALMAITFFFILDHAKRRIKSRDNSDSEPLIEESQSGVKEHTPPISMRSKCRMLPRMARFIIPLGLVYLFEYFINQGVFELIYFKGIWLDHHSQYRWLQVDYQLGVFLSRSSVNLFRVNAIWLLAVLQFVNVILLTTEAIFLYIPSIWVVFTIVFWEGLLAGAAYVNTFYRVAHETIPQEKAFAMGITSLAGSVGVSTAGALAVPFHQYLCSLPLINRISKW